From the genome of Sulfitobacter sp. DSM 110093, one region includes:
- a CDS encoding SGNH/GDSL hydrolase family protein, producing the protein MRRILAVLLIITGLSACTDTAPRGGGDILVLGDSIMAWNGNAAIPDVISNQTGRSVTSRAVPGAQFDNGSTIASAVGFDIQRQFPGGRWNWVVVNGGANDLSADCGCGACGASVNALIGPDGQSGSIPAFLQRLSAETGAQVMWMGYYAGSGSGSFAGCRDDLVEIESRIATFAAGRPGIYFVDSENVIDRGDRGLFAGDNVHPSARGSARIGAYLAQEITAREKSSQIPASSL; encoded by the coding sequence ATGCGAAGAATTCTAGCGGTATTGCTGATAATCACAGGCCTCAGCGCCTGCACCGACACCGCACCGCGTGGCGGGGGCGACATCCTTGTGTTGGGCGATTCCATTATGGCGTGGAACGGCAACGCGGCGATCCCCGATGTCATTTCCAACCAAACGGGCCGCAGCGTCACCAGCCGCGCGGTTCCCGGCGCACAGTTCGACAATGGCTCGACCATCGCCTCTGCCGTCGGCTTTGACATTCAAAGGCAGTTCCCCGGCGGGCGCTGGAATTGGGTGGTGGTTAACGGCGGGGCTAATGATCTAAGCGCCGATTGCGGCTGTGGTGCCTGCGGCGCATCCGTGAATGCGCTGATCGGCCCGGACGGTCAAAGCGGCAGCATTCCGGCTTTTCTGCAAAGGCTTAGCGCCGAAACAGGCGCGCAAGTCATGTGGATGGGGTATTACGCCGGTTCTGGCTCCGGTTCCTTCGCGGGCTGCCGCGATGATCTGGTCGAAATCGAATCCCGCATCGCCACTTTTGCCGCAGGTCGCCCGGGAATCTATTTCGTCGATTCCGAGAACGTGATCGACCGGGGGGATCGTGGGCTTTTCGCAGGGGACAACGTTCATCCCTCCGCTCGTGGATCGGCCCGGATCGGTGCCTATCTCGCGCAAGAGATCACCGCGCGTGAGAAAAGTTCACAAATCCCTGCGAGCAGCCT